CCGGAAGGGCAAAAAGGGAGCCTCAAGCTCAAGCTCCGGTTCCGGGATGTACCTCCCGCCGGTGCCCCTGAAGGAGGCGGTCTCAGAAGGGCTGAATGTGGAATTCGGGTTCAGCCCGTACTCGGAGCGGGTTAACGGGCGAATTGCTCTTATTGGTCTAACCGCCTTGATTCTGGTGGAGCTGGCAACGGGTCAGGGGGTGATAAAGTACCATTCGCCGGCTATAATTCTAATTCAGGTTTATTTCATGGCGGCGGCTTCGGCATTGTACGTTAAGCACGAGAAAGAGAAAGTAAGTGTTTGGCCTCAGACCCAGTCATCagcttcttcctcctcctcttctgCTGACAAATGAACACTGACAAAGTTAATATTCAGAAGGGTTGGTAATTGTAAGCATGTAAAATTCTGAATCTTTTTGCGTTCTTGAATTTATATGTGTTGGCTATTTTCAACTACTTCTACTGGGACTTCCTTTCTTTCACCATGCTTATTAGCAttctttttatccttttttttttcccctttccccgagaaaggaaaagaaaaaaggaaagctaaccggccaaaaaaaaaaaaaaaaatctcaaaacgtcaataaaaatgaaaaaacaatcCGATGACTTTGTGGGCTCCTAGGCCGGATAATAATTTGTTTTCTCCGGCCCACTAAAGTGGCATGGACGCATAGAGATTTTGAAGATTCAAtaatctttttctctctttacaTTTGTAGCCTCGAATGATTGTTGAATTTGGACGTAAATATGGAATTAATTTATTGAGGGTAAAACTAGATGGTAAATGAATaaaattttaagtttttagGAAAGGGCATTTGGACATCTCAAACGGAGGCTATAATCAAGGTTTTAGATGATTACTTTCATCGAGCTTTTCCAAAATCACTTAGACCATGGGACTTCGCAAACATTCAAAGGCTAAAACCCATGAAAAAACATTTTAAATGAGATGACAAGGATAACTACAAGAGTCAAATTCAAATTGACGAAGTAAATAGGAGTAATGAAGAAGCTAATCTATCATTAGTAACAACCTACTGTCTGGTTAATTATTTACCGTGCGCAAGTAATTTTAGCACTTACTAAACGTCTGAAACGCAATAGCGAGATGCAAAAATCAGAGTGCAAGAAATCTTAGCATTTGCTGAGCACCTGCAACAACGCAATAATAAGATGCAAACAATCAGTTCCTCTGTGACTCTTAATAACCATCAGGTAATGCAAGCATGCACACGATGTAAAGGAGGAAAACAGTAGTAACAATAAGAGCATGCGCGGTAGCAAAGCACATCATTTGCTTCAAAGCAAAGAAAATAGCTACAACATGTTAAGCCACCAAACAATTAATAGACGGAGTTTTAACAAATATTTATATAAGAATCCTTGAAAGTGGAAGCTCAAGAGGCCGGAAAAATCAAGTCCAGTGGTGAACCGCCAAAATTGATGATATTCAATAGCCATCATACAAACAAGTCAGGCTCCTCATGCCATCTTCCTGACTCTAGGTCCAAACCTACAGTGTAAACGTTACTATTGCTTATTTCATTTTCCCTTCCAATATACATTTGTATAGTTCTCTATCATCCCTGGAAAGAATGGTAATTTCTTTCGAGACACTGATATCTATTAATGAGTTGGAAGTACAAGTGCATCCCATCAGTACACTGGGAGAAGCACTTCAATGGGAACTCACATTTCCTTTCCCTTTCAATTCATAATATCTCACAACATACAGTTGATATAACAGAAGTCCACATCCCCGCTAATTGAACAGCTGCCCTGCGCAAATCTCCAAGCAAAATTTCTTGGAACTGATCTCTGTGATGGCTTAATCAGATTCCCCCCAGACAGGACCTTCAGACGACTCTTTCACTTAACCATACCAACTTATACAGGATTCCGTGCCCAAAAATCGTCAACTGCAAGATTAGCATCTCCATGGCTCACGGCATCCTCAGGTTCTGGCATGTAGAGGCTTGACATAGATACCTGAACATTCAAAGACCAATTAAATAGTATAGCTTCAAACAGAAATGAACCAGAAAGGAGAAAAGCTGTCCAATTTAAAAACATAACCAGGACTCTTTTGGCTCGATTATTTCCCCCCTTCCCAGCCCATAACAGGTATCAAGTCTTTCATGCACTAGGAGAGGGAAAAGACATACCTTTGTGTCAAGAAGCATCTCCCCAGCATTATCATTAGATAGGCATGCACCATGAGCCTTCAACCATTCTGCACATTCTTCAACTCCATCTCTTTCCTTCTCATCACTTGCTTCAGTTGTGGGCGAGACATTACCGAAGCCCAGAACCTGAGAAATGTATGCGACGGGAATAGTAGGACGATATGAACGAGACATACACTTTACTGCTGCATATCGCATCTTTTCAACATAAAGATCTGCAGTTCACCAAGTATAATGAACTCATCGTGTTAGGTAATAAGAATGGACAATAAGGAGAAGTGAAATAAGCATGATGACTTGAATTCTACCCACCCATGAGAAGAGTACTAAGGTTGGGAGCTGTTTTGTATAGCCTGAAAAACAGAACATAATTCCCTGAAGTCACTGCTGAACGAACTGCAAGAGCGTGTTTCACAGCATCATTTTTCCTAGCATCAGCTGATAATCTGTGCAATCAATGTTACGTCAAAAACATTCAAAACTCATCttgcaaaataaaaataaaactagtgaTAAACTTCTCTAGGCACACTAATTATGAACACTTCAGTACAATTGTATCCACTGCATGAACATGATCTAATCTGGAAGCATACAGTCTAACATGATTTACAGTTGATAAAAGCTCATGCACAATGCGGATTCAATCCAGTTTCTACTGTCAAAATGAATATTTGACATGACTATACAGAATAGCTCCAGCAGGATGCAAGTACATAGCGAAAACGATATTGTTTAGAAGTATGTCGTACTTTGAAATTATGAAAGATTTACAATTCCAAAGTCTAAAATAAGCAACATCACCGACAGCTAAATTGACCTAAGTTAACAGAAACCAATAAGCCTTTCAGGCAATGCTACTAGAGGGAGACACAGTAAAATAAGAGCCAGCAAGATTCAGCAGATAGCTCCTCTCTGAGTAAGAATGTAAAAAAGGGAGGGCTGAGCACTGTTGGAAGTAGGTGGTGTGTCTCTTGATAAAGATCCTATGGGTACAGTTAATCTGAGAACAGTAATCGGAAAAAAGACAACTAATCTGTGAACGACTA
This portion of the Coffea arabica cultivar ET-39 chromosome 2e, Coffea Arabica ET-39 HiFi, whole genome shotgun sequence genome encodes:
- the LOC113730568 gene encoding uncharacterized protein; protein product: MATLPSSTFQLSNPNPLFQSSSSSPRTCSLLKLHAPPSHSFTIITRATSDDSSSDETDQTQTESSGSDSDVFENRLSQVRLRYKSGTGKKAEVRKTRKGKKGASSSSSGSGMYLPPVPLKEAVSEGLNVEFGFSPYSERVNGRIALIGLTALILVELATGQGVIKYHSPAIILIQVYFMAAASALYVKHEKEKVSVWPQTQSSASSSSSSADK